In Pseudomonas sp. Leaf58, one DNA window encodes the following:
- a CDS encoding electron transfer flavoprotein subunit beta gives MSTKVISLVSIGAHPSSGRARRAEQDARAVELGLQLAGDNLQVVHAGDPREEALRAYLGMGLDHLDVLEQPAGADVLGVLGDYLRDAGAQLVLTGSQAETGEGSGMLPFLLAEKLGWPLIVGLAEVESIDNGTAQILQALPRGQRRRLKVRLPLLATVDNAAPKPRQSAFGPARRGVLAARNVAIVDDELLAEAELQPARPRPKRLKVIKAKSGADRMKAATAKASGGGGKVLKDVTPQEGAEAILKLLLEEGVLR, from the coding sequence ATGAGTACTAAAGTGATCAGCCTGGTTTCCATCGGTGCCCACCCCAGCTCCGGCCGCGCCCGCCGCGCCGAGCAGGACGCGCGCGCCGTGGAGCTGGGTTTGCAGCTGGCTGGGGATAACTTGCAGGTGGTGCATGCCGGCGACCCGCGTGAAGAAGCGCTGCGTGCCTACCTGGGCATGGGCCTGGACCACTTGGACGTGCTGGAGCAGCCGGCTGGCGCCGATGTGCTGGGCGTGCTTGGGGATTACCTGCGCGACGCCGGGGCGCAGCTGGTATTGACTGGCAGCCAAGCCGAGACGGGCGAGGGGTCCGGCATGTTGCCGTTCCTGCTGGCCGAGAAGCTTGGTTGGCCGTTGATCGTGGGTTTGGCCGAGGTGGAGTCGATCGACAACGGCACCGCCCAGATACTGCAGGCCTTGCCGCGTGGTCAGCGGCGTCGGCTGAAGGTGCGCTTGCCGTTGCTGGCAACTGTGGATAACGCTGCGCCCAAGCCGCGCCAGAGCGCCTTCGGGCCGGCTCGCCGGGGTGTTTTGGCGGCGCGCAACGTGGCAATTGTCGACGACGAACTGCTGGCGGAGGCCGAACTGCAACCGGCTCGCCCACGGCCCAAGCGGCTTAAGGTGATCAAGGCCAAGAGCGGTGCCGACCGGATGAAGGCCGCAACGGCCAAGGCCAGTGGCGGCGGTGGCAAGGTGTTGAAGGACGTTACTCCGCAGGAAGGCGCCGAAGCCATCCTCAAGCTGTTGCTGGAAGAGGGCGTCCTCCGCTAG
- the gbcA gene encoding glycine-betaine demethylase subunit GbcA, giving the protein MDVTATLSLGDPLEAARKATAEMLQTRERTYSLPQPFYTDERLFQIDMQEIFQKEWLIAGMTCEIPAKGNYITLQIGNNPILVVRGAEGKVHAFHNVCRHRGSRLCVSDKGKVAKLVCHYHQWTYELDGRLLFAGTEMGADFDMKEYGLKPVNVKVAGGYIFISLAENPPAIDEFLATLEHYMEPYDMENTKVAVQTTLMEKANWKLVLENNRECYHCSGSHPELLQTLLEWDDTNDPRASQEFKDHVASSAAAWEAEKIPYLHKSHGLRNRIVRMPLLKGTVSMTMDGKQACQKLMGRIQNPDLGSMRILHLPHSWNHCMGDHMIVFTVWPISAQETMVTTKWLVHKDAVEGVDYNPEHMRKVWDATNDQDRRLAEENQRGINSTAYQPGPYSKTYEFGVVNFIDWYSQRVLNNLGAEPAPYLKEVQAQ; this is encoded by the coding sequence ATGGACGTCACCGCAACCCTGAGCCTGGGCGATCCACTGGAAGCTGCACGCAAGGCTACCGCCGAGATGCTGCAGACCCGCGAGCGCACCTACTCGCTGCCCCAGCCTTTTTACACCGACGAGCGTCTGTTCCAGATCGACATGCAGGAGATCTTCCAGAAAGAATGGCTGATCGCCGGCATGACTTGCGAAATCCCGGCGAAAGGCAACTACATCACCTTGCAGATCGGCAATAACCCGATCCTGGTGGTACGTGGCGCCGAAGGTAAGGTGCACGCCTTCCATAACGTTTGCCGCCACCGCGGTTCGCGCTTGTGCGTGAGCGACAAAGGCAAAGTGGCCAAGCTGGTTTGCCACTACCACCAATGGACCTATGAACTGGACGGTCGCCTGCTGTTCGCCGGCACCGAAATGGGCGCCGACTTCGACATGAAGGAGTACGGCCTCAAGCCTGTCAACGTGAAGGTTGCCGGCGGCTACATCTTCATCAGCCTGGCGGAAAACCCGCCTGCCATCGACGAGTTCCTGGCTACCCTGGAACACTACATGGAACCGTACGACATGGAGAACACCAAGGTGGCGGTGCAAACCACCTTGATGGAAAAGGCCAACTGGAAACTGGTGCTGGAAAACAACCGCGAGTGCTACCACTGCTCCGGTTCGCACCCTGAGCTGCTGCAAACCCTGCTGGAATGGGACGACACCAACGACCCGCGTGCCAGCCAGGAATTCAAGGACCACGTGGCCAGCTCTGCGGCCGCCTGGGAAGCCGAGAAAATCCCGTACCTGCACAAGAGCCACGGCCTGCGTAACCGCATTGTGCGCATGCCGCTGCTCAAAGGCACCGTGTCGATGACCATGGACGGCAAACAGGCCTGCCAGAAGCTGATGGGCCGCATTCAGAACCCAGACCTCGGCTCGATGCGCATCCTGCACCTGCCGCACTCGTGGAACCACTGCATGGGCGACCACATGATCGTGTTCACCGTGTGGCCGATCAGCGCCCAGGAAACCATGGTCACCACCAAGTGGTTGGTGCACAAGGACGCCGTGGAAGGCGTGGATTACAACCCCGAGCACATGCGCAAGGTATGGGACGCCACCAACGACCAGGACCGTCGCCTGGCCGAAGAGAACCAGCGTGGCATCAACTCCACCGCGTACCAGCCTGGGCCGTACTCGAAAACCTACGAGTTTGGTGTGGTCAACTTCATTGACTGGTACAGCCAGCGAGTGCTGAACAACCTGGGAGCGGAACCTGCGCCTTACCTGAAGGAAGTGCAGGCACAATAA
- the gbcB gene encoding glycine-betaine demethylase subunit GbcB, giving the protein MSDTFLNPVTTQTWANGRHIVRCVKVIQETWDVRTFCFMADQPIMFFFKPGQFVTLELEIEGKPVMRSYTISSSPSVPYSFSITVKRVPGGLVSNFLHDTMHEGAELPVHGPVGLFNAIDFPAGKVLYLSGGVGITPVMSMARWFYDTNANVDMVFVHSARSPKDIIYHRELEQMASRIPNFSLHIICEKHGLGEPWAGYRGYLNQRLMELISPDYMERTVFCCGPTPYMSAVKRMLEAVGFDMKNYHEESFGATPPEAKADAVEHAEQAADAPELDASDLNLVEFIGSEKSIRIAPGETVHAAAAKVGLMIPKACGMGICGTCKVLKLGGEVEMEHNGGITEEDEAEGYILSCCSVPKGDVRIDY; this is encoded by the coding sequence ATGTCCGATACCTTCCTCAATCCGGTCACTACCCAGACCTGGGCCAACGGCCGCCACATCGTGCGCTGCGTCAAGGTCATCCAGGAGACCTGGGACGTGCGCACGTTCTGCTTCATGGCCGACCAACCGATCATGTTCTTCTTCAAGCCAGGGCAGTTCGTTACCCTGGAGCTGGAGATCGAAGGCAAGCCGGTGATGCGCTCCTACACCATTTCCAGCTCGCCGTCGGTGCCCTACAGCTTCTCGATCACCGTCAAGCGTGTACCGGGCGGCCTGGTGTCCAACTTCCTCCATGACACCATGCACGAAGGCGCCGAGCTGCCGGTGCACGGCCCAGTCGGGTTGTTCAACGCCATCGACTTCCCCGCGGGCAAGGTGCTGTACCTGTCCGGTGGCGTGGGCATTACCCCGGTGATGTCCATGGCGCGCTGGTTCTACGACACCAATGCCAACGTCGACATGGTCTTCGTGCACAGCGCCCGTTCGCCGAAGGACATCATTTATCACCGCGAGCTGGAACAGATGGCGTCGCGCATCCCCAACTTCAGCCTGCACATCATTTGCGAGAAGCACGGGCTGGGTGAGCCTTGGGCGGGGTACCGTGGCTACCTGAACCAGCGCCTGATGGAGCTGATTTCGCCGGATTACATGGAGCGCACGGTGTTCTGCTGCGGCCCGACGCCGTACATGAGTGCAGTCAAGCGCATGCTCGAAGCGGTTGGTTTCGACATGAAGAACTACCACGAGGAGTCGTTTGGTGCGACGCCGCCGGAAGCCAAGGCCGACGCGGTCGAGCACGCCGAGCAGGCTGCCGACGCGCCGGAGCTGGACGCCTCCGACCTCAACCTGGTGGAGTTCATCGGCAGCGAGAAGAGCATCCGCATCGCCCCAGGCGAGACCGTGCATGCGGCGGCGGCCAAGGTTGGCTTGATGATCCCGAAAGCCTGCGGTATGGGCATTTGCGGCACCTGCAAGGTGCTCAAGCTGGGCGGCGAAGTGGAGATGGAGCACAACGGTGGTATTACCGAAGAGGACGAAGCCGAAGGCTACATTCTGTCGTGCTGCAGTGTGCCGAAAGGGGATGTGCGGATCGATTACTGA
- a CDS encoding methyl-accepting chemotaxis protein: MSLRNMNIAPRALLGFALIGLLMLGLGIFSLVQMGNIRQAGVAIEQVSVPSIKLLDELTALNLRMRTLSYRLLLNREPETQRDTLSLLDQRNTQIDRARQAYLAMISATDEQAAFDQYGQLLNQYRQLESRMRTLSQANRIDELRDLLNRDLLANSEQINKVMDTLVRINTEQTRATNEKAANQYAAAFALVIGLLIAASVLTFLCAYLLTRSIVKPIEEALTAAEQVADGDLTHIIRAEGTDEAARLLRAMARMQDKLRDTLQLIAGSATQLASAAEELNAVTDESARGLQQQNNEIEQAATAVTEMTSAVEEVARNAVSTSEASSEVSRSTGDGRDLVMETVGAIERMSGDVQATATLITHLAEQSRDIGKVLDVIRGLADQTNLLALNAAIEAARAGEAGRGFAVVADEVRALAHRTQQSTSEIERMIGTIQGGTEKAVESMRTSTDRAESTLNIARGAGMALDTIAGAVAQINERNLVIASAAEEQAQVAREVDRNLVNINDLSVQSATGAHQTSAASAELSRLAVDLNGLVARFRT; encoded by the coding sequence ATGTCTCTTCGCAATATGAATATCGCCCCGCGCGCGCTCCTCGGCTTCGCGCTTATCGGCCTATTGATGCTCGGCCTTGGCATCTTCTCCCTGGTGCAGATGGGCAACATCCGCCAAGCCGGCGTCGCCATCGAGCAGGTCAGCGTACCCAGCATCAAGCTGCTCGACGAGCTCACCGCGCTGAACCTGCGCATGCGCACCCTTTCCTACCGCCTGCTGCTCAACCGCGAGCCGGAAACCCAGCGCGACACCCTGAGCCTGCTGGACCAGCGCAACACCCAGATCGACCGCGCTCGCCAAGCCTACCTGGCGATGATCAGCGCCACCGACGAACAGGCTGCGTTCGACCAATACGGCCAGTTGCTCAACCAGTACCGTCAACTGGAGTCGCGCATGCGCACCCTGAGCCAGGCCAACCGCATCGATGAACTGCGCGACCTGCTCAACCGCGACCTGCTGGCCAACTCCGAGCAGATCAACAAGGTCATGGATACCCTGGTGCGCATCAACACCGAGCAGACCCGCGCCACCAACGAAAAAGCCGCCAACCAGTACGCAGCCGCCTTCGCCCTGGTCATCGGCTTGTTGATCGCCGCCAGCGTCCTGACCTTCCTGTGCGCCTACTTGCTGACCCGCAGCATCGTCAAACCCATTGAGGAAGCGCTAACGGCAGCCGAGCAGGTCGCCGACGGTGACCTGACCCACATCATCCGCGCCGAAGGCACCGACGAAGCTGCCCGCCTGCTGCGTGCGATGGCACGCATGCAGGACAAGCTGCGCGACACCCTGCAATTGATCGCCGGCTCCGCTACGCAGCTGGCCTCGGCTGCCGAAGAGCTGAATGCAGTCACCGATGAAAGCGCCCGGGGCCTGCAACAACAGAACAACGAAATTGAACAAGCTGCCACCGCCGTTACCGAAATGACCAGCGCGGTGGAAGAAGTGGCGCGCAATGCAGTGAGCACTTCCGAAGCATCCAGCGAAGTCAGCCGCTCGACCGGCGATGGTCGGGACCTGGTAATGGAAACCGTAGGTGCCATCGAGCGCATGAGCGGTGACGTGCAAGCTACTGCCACACTGATTACTCACCTGGCCGAACAGTCGCGGGACATTGGCAAGGTACTCGACGTGATCCGCGGCCTGGCTGACCAGACCAACTTGCTGGCGCTAAACGCGGCCATCGAAGCGGCGCGGGCCGGTGAGGCGGGCCGTGGGTTTGCCGTGGTGGCCGATGAAGTGCGGGCACTGGCCCACCGCACCCAGCAGTCGACCAGCGAGATCGAGCGGATGATTGGCACCATCCAGGGCGGTACCGAAAAGGCTGTGGAATCGATGCGCACCAGCACTGACCGCGCGGAATCGACCCTGAACATCGCCCGTGGCGCGGGCATGGCGCTGGACACAATTGCCGGGGCGGTGGCGCAGATCAATGAGCGTAACCTGGTGATCGCCAGTGCGGCGGAAGAGCAGGCGCAGGTGGCACGCGAAGTGGACCGCAACCTGGTGAACATCAATGACCTCTCGGTGCAAAGTGCCACCGGGGCGCATCAAACCAGTGCGGCGAGTGCTGAGTTGTCGCGCCTCGCCGTGGATTTGAATGGGTTGGTGGCACGCTTCCGTACCTGA
- a CDS encoding cell division protein ZapA produces the protein MRLLEQPINVVSILGIDYSIKAPEGQEETLAQAVRMLNTALNETKRQYPTLIGDKLLVLAALNLCSKQVELQKQHQQTLARTQAQIDATVDAIVRTIAEQ, from the coding sequence ATGAGACTGCTAGAGCAGCCGATCAATGTCGTGTCGATACTCGGCATCGACTATTCGATCAAGGCGCCCGAAGGCCAGGAAGAAACCCTGGCCCAGGCGGTACGGATGCTCAACACTGCCCTGAACGAGACCAAGCGTCAGTACCCGACCTTGATCGGTGACAAGCTCCTGGTGCTGGCTGCCCTTAACCTTTGCTCCAAGCAGGTTGAGTTGCAGAAACAGCATCAACAGACTCTGGCGCGTACCCAGGCGCAGATCGACGCAACCGTGGACGCCATCGTACGGACCATTGCCGAGCAATAA
- a CDS encoding methyl-accepting chemotaxis protein yields MVATAVHEMGLTVQDIARNAGDAAQASQSARDEALQAREVVQRSIRGIEGMSGDIGKAADAVSQLADEVASIDEVLAVIRSISEQTNLLALNAAIEAARAGEMGRGFAVVADEVRTLARRTQSSTDEVQQMIQRLKQGAGSAVSSMQAGQQATGSGVESSQRTGASLGAITDQVEHISDMNHQVATATEEQSAVTEEINRTVQGISDLARDTAAEVQGCRQECQALRGLAEDLARQMGGFKL; encoded by the coding sequence ATGGTCGCCACCGCTGTGCATGAGATGGGCCTGACCGTTCAGGATATCGCCCGCAATGCCGGTGACGCGGCCCAGGCCTCGCAATCGGCGCGGGATGAGGCCTTGCAGGCGCGCGAGGTTGTGCAGCGCTCGATTCGAGGTATCGAAGGTATGTCGGGCGATATTGGCAAAGCGGCTGACGCGGTTAGCCAGTTGGCGGACGAAGTCGCCTCGATCGATGAGGTTTTAGCGGTGATCCGCAGTATTTCCGAACAAACCAACCTGCTGGCGCTGAATGCTGCCATCGAGGCCGCACGGGCAGGGGAGATGGGCCGCGGGTTTGCCGTGGTGGCTGACGAAGTGCGCACGCTGGCCCGACGCACGCAGTCGTCCACCGATGAAGTGCAGCAGATGATCCAGCGCCTGAAGCAGGGCGCAGGTTCGGCGGTGAGTTCGATGCAGGCGGGGCAGCAGGCGACCGGCAGTGGTGTGGAGTCGAGCCAGCGTACCGGGGCGTCGCTGGGCGCGATTACCGACCAGGTGGAGCATATCAGCGACATGAACCATCAGGTAGCCACGGCCACAGAGGAACAGTCGGCTGTGACCGAGGAGATTAACCGCACGGTGCAGGGCATTTCCGACTTGGCGCGGGACACGGCGGCAGAGGTGCAGGGGTGTCGGCAAGAGTGCCAGGCGTTGCGTGGTTTGGCCGAGGACCTGGCGCGGCAGATGGGTGGGTTCAAGCTTTAG
- a CDS encoding low specificity L-threonine aldolase, whose amino-acid sequence MTDKSQQFASDNYSGICPEAWAAMEKANHGHDRAYGDDQWTERAAEYFRNLFETDCEVFFAFNGTAANSLALASLCQSYHSVICSETAHVETDECGAPEFFSNGSKLLTAPSVIGKLTPQSIREVALKRQDIHYPKPRVVTLTQATEVGTVYRPDELKAISATCKELGLNLHMDGARFTNACAFLGCSPAELTWKAGVDVLCFGGTKNGMAVGEAILFFNRQLAEDFDYRCKQAGQLASKMRFLSAPWVGLLEDGAWLRHGAHANRCAQLLAALVSDLPGVKLMFPVEANGVFLQMPEHAIEALRGKGWRFYTFIGSGGARFMCSWDTEEERVRELAADIRNIITA is encoded by the coding sequence ATGACAGATAAAAGCCAACAATTCGCCAGCGACAACTATTCCGGTATTTGCCCCGAAGCCTGGGCGGCCATGGAAAAGGCCAACCACGGCCACGACCGTGCCTACGGCGACGACCAATGGACCGAACGCGCCGCGGAATACTTCCGCAACCTGTTCGAAACCGACTGCGAAGTGTTTTTCGCCTTCAACGGCACCGCCGCCAACTCCCTGGCCCTAGCCTCACTGTGCCAGAGCTATCACAGCGTAATCTGCTCGGAGACCGCCCACGTCGAAACCGACGAATGCGGCGCGCCGGAGTTCTTCTCCAACGGCTCCAAGCTGCTGACCGCACCCAGCGTCATCGGCAAGCTGACGCCGCAGTCGATCCGCGAAGTGGCGCTCAAGCGCCAGGACATCCACTACCCCAAGCCACGTGTGGTCACCCTCACCCAGGCCACCGAGGTCGGCACCGTCTATCGACCCGACGAGTTGAAGGCGATCAGCGCCACCTGCAAGGAGCTGGGGCTGAACCTGCACATGGACGGCGCGCGCTTTACCAATGCCTGCGCCTTCCTCGGCTGCAGCCCGGCCGAACTGACCTGGAAAGCCGGCGTCGATGTACTGTGCTTTGGCGGCACCAAGAACGGCATGGCGGTGGGTGAGGCGATCCTGTTCTTCAATCGCCAGTTGGCCGAAGACTTTGACTACCGCTGCAAGCAGGCCGGGCAACTGGCGTCGAAGATGCGCTTCCTGTCGGCACCGTGGGTGGGCCTGCTGGAAGATGGCGCCTGGTTGCGCCATGGCGCGCATGCCAACCGTTGCGCACAGCTGCTGGCCGCACTGGTGAGTGATTTGCCAGGGGTCAAGTTGATGTTCCCGGTGGAAGCCAACGGGGTGTTCCTGCAAATGCCGGAGCACGCCATCGAAGCGCTGCGCGGCAAGGGCTGGCGGTTCTATACCTTTATTGGTAGCGGCGGGGCGCGGTTCATGTGTTCCTGGGATACCGAAGAGGAACGGGTGCGCGAATTGGCGGCGGATATCCGCAACATCATCACCGCCTGA
- a CDS encoding serine hydroxymethyltransferase — MFSKQDQIQGYDDALLAAMNAEEQRQEDHIELIASENYTSKRVMQAQGSGLTNKYAEGYPGKRYYGGCEHVDKVEALAIERAKQLFGADYANVQPHSGSSANGAVYLALLQAGDTILGMSLAHGGHLTHGAKVSSSGKLYNAVQYGIDTKTGLIDYDEVERLAVEHKPKMIVAGFSAYSKTLDFPRFRAIADKVGALLFVDMAHVAGLVAAGLYPNPIPFADVVTTTTHKTLRGPRGGLILAKSNEEIEKKLNAAVFPGAQGGPLMHVIAAKAVCFKEALEPGFKAYQQQVIENAQAMAQVFIDRGYDVVSGGTDNHLFLVSLIRQGLTGKDADAALGRAHITVNKNAVPNDPQSPFVTSGLRIGTPAVTTRGFKVAQCVALAGWICDILDNLGDADVEADVAKNVAALCADFPVYR; from the coding sequence ATGTTCAGCAAGCAAGACCAAATCCAAGGTTACGACGATGCACTGCTGGCGGCGATGAATGCCGAAGAACAGCGCCAGGAAGACCACATCGAGCTGATCGCCTCGGAAAACTACACCTCCAAGCGCGTGATGCAGGCCCAAGGCAGCGGCCTGACCAACAAGTACGCCGAAGGCTACCCGGGCAAGCGCTACTACGGTGGTTGTGAGCACGTGGACAAGGTCGAGGCCCTGGCCATCGAGCGCGCCAAGCAGCTGTTCGGTGCCGACTACGCCAACGTCCAGCCGCACTCCGGCTCTTCGGCCAACGGCGCGGTCTACCTGGCCCTGCTGCAGGCGGGTGACACCATCCTCGGCATGAGCCTGGCCCACGGTGGCCACCTGACCCACGGCGCCAAAGTGTCGTCTTCGGGCAAACTCTATAATGCTGTGCAGTACGGCATCGACACCAAAACCGGCCTGATCGACTACGACGAAGTCGAGCGCCTGGCGGTCGAGCACAAGCCGAAAATGATTGTTGCTGGCTTCTCGGCCTATTCCAAAACCCTCGATTTCCCACGCTTCCGCGCCATTGCCGACAAGGTCGGTGCGCTGCTGTTCGTCGACATGGCCCACGTGGCTGGCCTGGTTGCTGCTGGCCTGTATCCGAACCCGATCCCGTTCGCTGACGTGGTCACCACCACCACCCACAAGACCCTGCGCGGTCCACGTGGTGGCCTGATCCTGGCCAAGTCCAACGAAGAGATCGAAAAGAAGCTGAACGCTGCGGTGTTCCCGGGCGCCCAGGGCGGCCCGCTGATGCACGTGATCGCCGCCAAGGCCGTGTGCTTCAAGGAAGCGCTGGAGCCAGGCTTCAAGGCCTATCAGCAGCAAGTGATCGAAAACGCCCAGGCCATGGCCCAGGTGTTCATCGACCGTGGCTACGACGTGGTTTCCGGTGGTACCGACAACCACCTGTTCCTGGTCAGCCTGATTCGCCAGGGCCTTACCGGTAAAGACGCCGACGCCGCCCTGGGCCGCGCGCACATCACCGTCAACAAGAACGCCGTGCCGAACGACCCACAATCGCCGTTCGTCACTTCGGGCCTGCGCATCGGCACCCCGGCCGTCACCACCCGTGGCTTCAAGGTTGCCCAATGCGTGGCGCTGGCCGGCTGGATCTGCGACATCCTCGACAACCTCGGTGACGCAGACGTCGAAGCCGATGTGGCGAAGAACGTCGCAGCCCTGTGCGCTGATTTCCCTGTTTACCGCTGA
- a CDS encoding sarcosine oxidase subunit beta family protein, with the protein MQRYSGFGLFKHSLSHHENWQRMWRTPTPKKVYDVVIVGGGGHGLATAYYLAKEHGITNVAVIEKGYLGGGNTARNTTIVRSNYLWDESAQLYEHAMKLWEGLSQDINYNVMFSQRGVYNLCHTLQDIRDSERRVSANRLNGVDGELLNTAQVAAEIPYLDCSKNTRYPILGATVQRRGGVARHDAVAWGYARAADALGVDLIQQTEVIGFRKENGAVIGVETNKGFIGAKRVGVVTAGNSGHMAKLAGFRLPLESHPLQALVSEPIKPIIDSVIMSNAVHGYISQSDKGDLVIGAGIDGWVGYGQRGSYPVIEHTLQAIVEMFPNLSRVRMNRQWGGIVDTSPDACPIITKTPVKNMFFNCGWGTGGFKATPGSGNVFAASLAKGEMHPLAAPFSMDRFYNGALIDEHGAAAVAH; encoded by the coding sequence ATGCAACGCTACTCGGGCTTCGGCCTTTTCAAGCACTCCCTCAGCCACCACGAAAACTGGCAGCGCATGTGGCGCACGCCAACCCCTAAAAAGGTCTACGACGTGGTCATCGTTGGCGGTGGCGGCCATGGCCTGGCCACGGCCTACTACCTGGCCAAAGAACACGGCATCACCAACGTTGCTGTGATCGAAAAAGGCTACCTGGGCGGCGGCAACACCGCCCGTAACACCACTATCGTGCGTTCCAACTACCTGTGGGATGAATCGGCCCAGCTGTACGAACACGCCATGAAGCTGTGGGAAGGCCTGTCCCAGGACATCAACTACAACGTGATGTTCTCCCAGCGCGGCGTCTACAACCTGTGCCACACCCTGCAGGACATTCGCGATTCCGAGCGCCGGGTTAGCGCCAACCGCCTCAATGGCGTTGATGGTGAGCTGCTGAACACTGCCCAGGTTGCGGCCGAAATCCCGTACTTGGACTGCTCCAAGAACACCCGCTACCCGATCCTCGGTGCCACCGTACAGCGCCGTGGTGGCGTGGCTCGTCACGACGCCGTGGCCTGGGGCTATGCCCGTGCCGCCGACGCCCTGGGCGTGGACTTGATCCAGCAAACCGAAGTGATCGGCTTCCGCAAGGAAAACGGCGCGGTGATCGGTGTGGAGACCAACAAGGGCTTCATCGGCGCCAAGCGCGTCGGCGTGGTCACTGCCGGTAACTCCGGGCACATGGCCAAGCTGGCCGGCTTCCGCCTGCCGCTGGAGTCGCACCCACTGCAAGCGCTGGTATCCGAACCGATCAAGCCGATCATCGACAGCGTGATTATGTCCAACGCCGTACACGGTTACATCAGCCAGTCCGACAAGGGCGACTTGGTGATCGGTGCCGGTATCGACGGCTGGGTCGGCTACGGCCAGCGCGGTTCGTACCCGGTGATCGAGCACACCCTGCAGGCTATCGTCGAGATGTTCCCCAACCTGTCGCGGGTACGTATGAACCGCCAGTGGGGCGGCATCGTCGACACCTCGCCGGACGCTTGCCCGATCATCACCAAGACCCCGGTCAAAAACATGTTCTTCAACTGCGGTTGGGGCACCGGTGGCTTCAAGGCGACCCCGGGTTCGGGCAACGTCTTCGCCGCGAGCCTGGCCAAAGGCGAAATGCACCCACTGGCCGCGCCGTTCTCCATGGACCGTTTCTACAACGGCGCATTGATCGACGAACACGGCGCCGCCGCCGTCGCCCACTAA
- a CDS encoding sarcosine oxidase subunit delta, with translation MLHIFCPHCGELRSEEEFHASGQAHIARPLDPAACSDEEWGTYMFYRDNPRGIHHELWDHVAGCRQYFNVTRDTVTYEILETYKIGEKPQVTANGKAANAPSTVKGQGEKV, from the coding sequence ATGTTGCATATATTCTGTCCCCATTGTGGCGAGCTGCGCTCCGAAGAAGAGTTCCACGCCTCGGGCCAAGCGCACATCGCCCGCCCGCTGGACCCTGCCGCCTGCTCCGACGAGGAGTGGGGTACCTACATGTTCTACCGTGACAACCCGCGCGGTATTCACCATGAACTGTGGGACCACGTTGCCGGCTGCCGCCAGTACTTCAACGTCACCCGTGACACCGTGACCTACGAGATTCTGGAAACCTACAAGATTGGCGAGAAGCCGCAAGTGACCGCCAACGGCAAAGCTGCGAACGCACCGTCGACCGTCAAAGGCCAAGGGGAAAAAGTATGA